The following are from one region of the Candidatus Binatia bacterium genome:
- a CDS encoding Rieske 2Fe-2S domain-containing protein, translated as MLTQEENELLTRVGPGTPAGELLRRYWLPVAPACELTDEKPTLHARILGEDLVLFRDRTGRVGLLDDRCPHRGASVLYGRVEKRGIACAYHGWLFDTEGNCIECPAEPAGSKFHLTVKHKAYPVQKFVGLYWTYMGPKPLPLLPQYDLWVRKDGRRRVIVQPQLDCNWFQAMENSVDPSHLQILHQTMIGRGRTIASTTRGLTDDVEQFEFYEFPYGIMKKRRYINGRIDEHPLIFPNILRQSNATQIRVPMDDAHTKIFFVRFDPSEDGGVVEENGDLPVEYVNPYKNPPDALHPFTRFDMTIDVQCQDHMAWETQGPISDRTHERLATADRGIVMLREMMKREIEKVEKG; from the coding sequence ATGCTGACCCAAGAAGAAAACGAGCTGTTGACGCGCGTCGGCCCGGGAACGCCGGCCGGCGAGCTGCTGCGCCGCTACTGGCTGCCCGTGGCCCCGGCTTGTGAACTGACGGATGAAAAGCCGACTCTGCACGCGCGCATTCTCGGGGAGGATCTCGTCCTCTTCCGCGACCGGACGGGCCGGGTCGGTTTGCTCGACGATCGCTGCCCGCACCGCGGCGCATCGGTCCTTTACGGCAGAGTGGAAAAAAGAGGCATCGCTTGCGCCTATCACGGCTGGCTGTTCGACACCGAAGGAAACTGTATCGAATGCCCGGCCGAGCCGGCGGGCAGCAAATTCCATCTCACGGTCAAGCACAAAGCCTATCCGGTGCAAAAATTCGTAGGGCTTTACTGGACCTACATGGGACCGAAGCCGCTGCCGCTCCTTCCCCAGTACGATCTCTGGGTGCGGAAAGACGGCCGCCGACGGGTGATCGTCCAGCCGCAGCTCGACTGCAACTGGTTTCAAGCGATGGAAAATTCCGTGGACCCGTCGCACCTTCAAATCCTCCATCAGACGATGATCGGCCGCGGCCGGACCATCGCGAGCACGACCCGCGGCCTCACCGACGACGTGGAGCAGTTCGAGTTTTACGAGTTTCCCTACGGCATCATGAAAAAGCGCCGATACATCAACGGCCGGATCGACGAGCATCCGTTGATCTTCCCGAATATTCTCCGCCAGTCCAACGCGACGCAGATCCGCGTTCCGATGGACGACGCCCACACGAAGATTTTCTTCGTCCGCTTCGATCCGAGCGAGGACGGCGGCGTCGTGGAAGAAAACGGCGATCTTCCCGTGGAATATGTGAACCCCTACAAGAATCCGCCGGACGCGCTGCACCCGTTCACGCGCTTCGACATGACGATCGACGTGCAGTGCCAGGATCATATGGCCTGGGAAACCCAGGGGCCGATCTCGGACCGCACGCACGAGCGGCTCGCCACCGCCGACCGCGGCATCGTCATGCTGCGGGAGATGATGAAGCGGGAGATCGAGAAGGTCGAAAAAGGG
- a CDS encoding Phenylacetic acid catabolic protein: protein MFNDKVTADDFEKMDPEYQDLLKRILTIQSDCEIGGPHLYMEKMLPGTPTKLDQLIVARTAAEEMDHYRKFARVAGDIGVDVSFVLSQPNQKRYLEAFRGKITTWEDFAVFGFLIDRVGHYQLDEFVGTSYAPIVPLLPDIILEELGHIEYGANKTRELVEKGDQSREKVQKALDHWYITALDMFGSSESKRSERFCHWGIKRRTNAQAREAYIKEVNPLIEEMGLKVPDAMKGRHYL, encoded by the coding sequence ATGTTCAACGACAAAGTCACGGCCGATGATTTCGAAAAGATGGACCCCGAGTATCAGGATCTGCTCAAGCGGATCCTCACGATCCAATCGGATTGCGAGATCGGCGGGCCGCATCTCTACATGGAGAAGATGCTTCCCGGCACGCCGACGAAGCTCGACCAACTGATCGTCGCGCGCACGGCGGCGGAGGAGATGGATCACTACCGGAAATTCGCCCGCGTCGCCGGCGACATCGGCGTGGACGTCTCGTTCGTCTTGAGCCAGCCGAACCAGAAGCGCTACCTCGAAGCCTTCCGCGGAAAGATCACGACCTGGGAGGACTTCGCCGTGTTCGGCTTTTTGATCGATCGCGTAGGCCATTACCAGCTCGACGAGTTCGTCGGCACGAGCTACGCGCCGATCGTGCCGCTGCTGCCGGATATCATCCTGGAAGAGCTCGGTCACATCGAGTACGGCGCGAACAAGACGCGGGAGCTGGTGGAGAAAGGCGATCAGTCGCGCGAGAAAGTCCAGAAGGCGCTCGATCACTGGTACATCACGGCGCTCGACATGTTCGGCAGCTCCGAATCAAAGCGCTCCGAACGGTTTTGTCACTGGGGCATCAAGCGCCGCACCAACGCGCAGGCGAGAGAAGCGTACATCAAAGAGGTCAACCCGCTGATCGAGGAGATGGGCCTTAAAGTGCCGGACGCGATGAAAGGCAGACACTACCTATAG
- a CDS encoding enoyl-CoA hydratase codes for MYHNLLVGRDGGVTTIQLNRPEKKNAFNGMLRQEMEAALKRIAADAAQRVVIVTGGEEFFCAGADIGEILEANTAEATYRHAREFQLLFDQIEALPQPVVAAVAGYALGGGCELALACDFRIASEGTKFGLPEIKIGAFPGGGGTQRLPRLIGAAKAKEIILTGDPIVAEQALALGLVMKVVSKGKLLEEARAFAAKLAALPRLALEASKMLINKGVEVDLASGLEMEARSFGNLATSHDLHEGTAAFLEKRKPNFTGT; via the coding sequence ATGTATCACAATCTGCTGGTCGGCAGGGACGGCGGCGTTACGACGATCCAGCTCAACCGGCCGGAGAAGAAGAACGCCTTCAACGGAATGCTGAGACAGGAGATGGAAGCGGCGCTCAAACGGATCGCCGCCGATGCCGCGCAGCGCGTCGTCATCGTCACCGGGGGCGAGGAGTTTTTCTGCGCCGGCGCCGACATCGGCGAGATCCTCGAAGCGAACACGGCCGAGGCGACCTACCGGCACGCGCGCGAGTTCCAGCTTCTGTTCGATCAGATCGAGGCGTTGCCGCAGCCGGTCGTCGCCGCCGTGGCCGGTTATGCGCTCGGCGGCGGCTGCGAGCTGGCGCTCGCGTGCGATTTCCGCATCGCTTCGGAGGGGACGAAGTTCGGTCTCCCGGAGATCAAGATCGGCGCGTTTCCCGGCGGCGGCGGCACCCAGCGCCTGCCGCGCCTCATCGGCGCAGCGAAAGCAAAGGAAATTATTCTCACCGGCGATCCGATCGTCGCGGAGCAAGCGTTGGCTCTCGGTCTCGTCATGAAGGTGGTCTCCAAGGGTAAGCTGCTCGAAGAAGCGCGCGCCTTCGCCGCCAAGCTCGCCGCGCTGCCGCGCCTCGCGCTCGAAGCGTCGAAGATGCTCATCAACAAAGGCGTGGAAGTCGATCTGGCTTCCGGCCTGGAGATGGAAGCGCGCTCGTTCGGCAACCTCGCCACGAGCCACGATTTGCATGAGGGAACCGCGGCGTTTTTGGAAAAAAGAAAGCCGAACTTCACCGGGACGTAA
- a CDS encoding amidohydrolase family protein, whose translation MASQVKAIDMMYYVATPEFIAKWNDAKKNELICRMERAIGGLPQFDTIPAMIGKMDEAGVEKVFITQTKMWSYRNHWMYMNTTIDEVAQYTTQYPDRFVGLAGYNPFRIKESLQEIEIGVKRYGFKGVYVHIYGFDIPLSDAKMYPLFAKCVELDIPVSMQVGHVLEAMPSEHGRPIYLDKIASDFPELKMIGAHTGWPWAEELISACYKWDNVYFGIDGWMPKYLAPEVIHFMNSRMGMDRCVWGTNGLPWKASLDQIGEIGLKEEVKRKVLRDNTVQLFGL comes from the coding sequence ATGGCTAGCCAAGTCAAAGCGATCGACATGATGTACTACGTGGCGACGCCGGAGTTCATCGCCAAGTGGAACGACGCCAAAAAAAACGAGCTGATCTGCCGCATGGAGCGCGCCATCGGCGGCCTGCCGCAGTTCGACACCATCCCGGCGATGATCGGCAAGATGGACGAGGCCGGGGTGGAAAAAGTTTTCATCACCCAGACGAAAATGTGGTCGTACCGCAACCACTGGATGTACATGAACACGACGATCGACGAAGTCGCGCAGTACACGACGCAATATCCCGACCGCTTCGTCGGTCTCGCCGGCTACAATCCGTTTCGCATCAAAGAGTCGCTCCAGGAAATCGAGATCGGCGTGAAGCGCTACGGCTTCAAGGGCGTCTACGTCCACATCTACGGCTTCGACATCCCGCTCTCGGACGCCAAGATGTATCCGCTGTTCGCCAAGTGCGTCGAGCTGGACATTCCGGTGTCGATGCAAGTCGGCCACGTGCTCGAAGCGATGCCGAGCGAGCACGGCCGGCCGATTTATCTGGATAAAATCGCCAGCGATTTTCCCGAGCTGAAAATGATCGGCGCGCACACCGGCTGGCCGTGGGCCGAGGAGCTGATCTCGGCTTGCTACAAGTGGGACAACGTTTATTTCGGCATCGACGGCTGGATGCCGAAATATCTCGCGCCCGAGGTCATTCACTTCATGAACAGCCGGATGGGCATGGACCGCTGCGTCTGGGGCACCAACGGCCTCCCGTGGAAGGCGAGCCTCGACCAGATCGGTGAGATCGGCCTCAAGGAAGAGGTCAAGCGGAAAGTTTTGCGCGACAACACGGTGCAGCTCTTCGGCCTATGA